A stretch of DNA from Mesorhizobium onobrychidis:
AACGACAAGCAGAAAGAGGCGATCATGGCGGCGATTCCGACGCGGCGCATGGGCACCAGCGCCGAAGTCGCCTCCGCCGTCGCCTACCTCGCTTCCAACGAAGCCGCCTATGTCACCGGCCAGACCGTTCACGTCAATGGCGGTATGGCGATGATTTGAGCACTGGCTGACCCGAGTCGATCTGTCCCAAAACCCTTCCATGATCAACGTGGTCGCAGCCTCCGCATCACGTGTCAGAGACGCAATCAGCTTCACCGAAGGGGCATCAACATGCTTGATCGAGCAGATGCCCCAGCTGAGCGGGAGTAACCACCCCTTGGCCGCCTGCCTATGGCCAAGAAAACAGGGGGGCCGCGGCCGAGATTGTGCGGGCGACCGTGTTATAGGCTCACGCGAGAGCGTCTAACCATGGGACTGCGGGGGCAATTGCTGCCGCAGCGGGGTAAAAAAACGTTCGCGGCCGCTTGTCGAACAATCGCGCAGGCGGGCGACTGCCGCACTCATGGCCGGCTGACTGAGTTTGATGCGGCGTGCCGCCGCCGCGCAAAACTCATGACTACCAACATTCTTGCGCTCACCGATGCGCTCGGCAATCTCGCGCGCTTCGTCTCCTGCCAGGACATCGCATCGATACGGTGGTCGTCGCTCGGCTCATCGACGGGGTTGAGCTTCACTACTCCCCTCGTGAGCCTCACGGGATCCAAGCGCAACACCTGCCAATCAGCTGGTCTCGAGATCTGTCGCCCTGATTCTTGGTGGGGGAACATGAGAGTGGGCGGCCATGGCAGGAATCAATCCAAGACCGCCGGGAGCCTCTCGTGGTTTCAGCGGAGCAGCCACCCGAGATGCCTCCTGCATCATTATCTCCCGCATCCAGATGCTTGCCGGATCGCTATTGTGGAGAGCCGGCCACTGGGCGGCTTCGGTGAAAGCGGGAAGCGGCAGCGGAAGTTCGACGACCTGAAGAGGGAACGTTTTTTCGAAATGCCTGACCAGCCGGGAGGGCATGGTCGCTATACGAGCTGTGCCGGACACCATGGGCGGGATCATGCTGAAGCCCTGCACGACAACTTCGACGCGTCTTTTAAGACCATGCTCAAGCAAGAACCGTTCCTCGATGGAGGGCCTCAGCAAACGTCCGAACCTGACGCAAACGTGCCTCATCGACAAGTATCTCTCGAATGTAAGCTGCCGTGGCAGCTTGTTGTTCGCGGCACAGCCTACGCATACGAGCCTCTCATGGAAAAGCATCACTCTTGGATGCGCGTTCGACATGACCACATCCGGAAGAATTAAAAAGTCGACGTCACCGCGCCGGAGGAGCTCATCAGGGTTATCGTCGATAGGCAGCAATTCGAAGCTGACGGCGGGGGCTTCGCGGGCAACGCGCTCCACGACTTTTTCAAAAAACACGAGCGTGGCGAAATCGGAGATGATGATCCTGAAGCGGCGATCGGATCGAGCTGGGTCAAACGGATCCGATGAAATAATCGAGGATTGGATGTGCAGGAGAGCCTCGCGGACTGCGGGGGCAAGTGCTGCCGCACGTGACGTCAGAATACGTTCGCGGCCGCTTATGCTGAATAGTTCATCGCCGAAAAAATCGCGCAGCCGGGCGACGGCCGCACTCATGGCCGGCTGACTGAGGTTGATGCGGCGTGCCGCCGCCGAGAGGTTGCGCTCGGCCAGCAGCGCGTCGAGCACGACAAGGAGGTTTAGATCAAGCCCCTTGAAACGCATGTCGGCGGCTATCCATAAAGCGGATACCTTTCATCGAAACAAACGATTTTACCAGTTTTGCTGAACGTCGCATAGGGACCTCTCAAGAATGTAAGCCCCAAAGGAACTTGATGTTTGCGTCGGTGCCGAGCAGCATTTCTGGTGCACGCCTCCCGGTGTCAGCCGGATCGGATGTCCATTGCAGCTAAAGTTTTTCGGTGACCTACGCAAGCCACATCGCGTCGGTTCGGCGCAACAAGCTCCCCAATGCTTAGGCGCTTACCTCAAGAAAACACGAACACGTATGAGGTCTTTCCATGCGCTCTGAAGTGCGATGGAGGCTGTGCTGGGAAAGTGAGTTGCAACTGGCTGAGCATAACGAACTCTCCGACTTCTTCCGAAACACCTATGGCCGGATGGGTGCCTTCCACGCAAAGCCGTTCGAAGGCGGCCGCAGTTGGGCAGGTGCCAGGCCAGAGTTCCGCGCAATTGGCAGGGACGCGGACGGTGTAGCGGCACACGTCGGTCTACTACGCCGGTTCATCAAAGTTGGCGATGTCGATCTGCTGGTGGCCGAATTGGGCTTGTACGGGGTGCGTCTGGATCTTGAGGGCCTCGGAATCAGCTTTTCAATGCGCAGTCTGTATCCAGCGCTGCAGCAGATGGGGGTTCCATTCGCTTTCGGCACGGTTCGGCCCGAAATGCGGAACCATGTTCAGAGGCTCTGCGGTGCCGGCCTGGGGAACATAGTGTCGGGCGTTCGCATCCGGTCGACCCTCGCCGACATGCACCCCGACCTGCAGCCCACACGTCTGGACGACGATCTCGTCTTTGTATCGCCGATTGGGCGCTCGATGGACGAGTGGCCCTCCGGCACCCTGATCGAGCGGAACGGTCCGGAGCTATGAAACGTCTGGACTACATATGTGAAGTGCTTGGTGACGGCACTGACGGCACCGAAGAGCGCAGCGTCTACCTGACGTTTGACGACGGCCCGAATCCAGTTTGGACACCGGAGATCCTCGATTTGCTGGCGCAACATCGGGTATCGGCGACGTTCTTCGT
This window harbors:
- a CDS encoding NodA family N-acyltransferase; this encodes MRSEVRWRLCWESELQLAEHNELSDFFRNTYGRMGAFHAKPFEGGRSWAGARPEFRAIGRDADGVAAHVGLLRRFIKVGDVDLLVAELGLYGVRLDLEGLGISFSMRSLYPALQQMGVPFAFGTVRPEMRNHVQRLCGAGLGNIVSGVRIRSTLADMHPDLQPTRLDDDLVFVSPIGRSMDEWPSGTLIERNGPEL
- a CDS encoding LysR family transcriptional regulator codes for the protein MRFKGLDLNLLVVLDALLAERNLSAAARRINLSQPAMSAAVARLRDFFGDELFSISGRERILTSRAAALAPAVREALLHIQSSIISSDPFDPARSDRRFRIIISDFATLVFFEKVVERVAREAPAVSFELLPIDDNPDELLRRGDVDFLILPDVVMSNAHPRVMLFHERLVCVGCAANNKLPRQLTFERYLSMRHVCVRFGRLLRPSIEERFLLEHGLKRRVEVVVQGFSMIPPMVSGTARIATMPSRLVRHFEKTFPLQVVELPLPLPAFTEAAQWPALHNSDPASIWMREIMMQEASRVAAPLKPREAPGGLGLIPAMAAHSHVPPPRIRATDLETS